A DNA window from Halostella litorea contains the following coding sequences:
- a CDS encoding ribbon-helix-helix domain-containing protein: MPKVTVEIPQELLDDMEEHVGDDKKFVNRSDAIRTSIRKTLDIMDDIDARHGRMKSEGPGEK, encoded by the coding sequence ATGCCCAAAGTAACCGTAGAAATCCCCCAGGAACTCCTGGACGATATGGAGGAACACGTCGGTGACGACAAGAAGTTCGTCAACAGGTCCGACGCCATCAGAACGTCGATCAGGAAGACCCTCGATATCATGGACGATATCGACGCCCGACACGGCCGAATGAAGTCGGAAGGTCCGGGTGAGAAGTGA
- a CDS encoding class I SAM-dependent methyltransferase — MTTWDERFREGEYPTAPDPSPVLRRYLDACPDGRALDVATGTGRNAVFLATEGYDVDGVDQSKEGLRIARENARDRGVADRANWIQADLTDYDFPPETYDLITNSYYRAVDRFPDIKEALKPGGMLFVQHHLRTDDPVDGGPSGDRYRYAANELLHACLDLTVLHYAERTQVRDDRRAAIVEIVARNSSGHHQSYPRIEWE; from the coding sequence ATGACGACCTGGGACGAGCGCTTTCGGGAAGGCGAGTACCCGACGGCCCCGGACCCGTCGCCGGTACTGCGACGGTATCTCGACGCCTGTCCGGACGGGAGGGCACTCGACGTCGCCACGGGGACGGGTCGCAACGCCGTGTTCCTCGCGACGGAAGGATACGACGTCGACGGGGTCGACCAGTCGAAGGAGGGGCTGCGCATCGCGAGGGAGAACGCACGCGACCGGGGCGTCGCCGACCGGGCCAACTGGATCCAGGCGGACCTCACCGACTACGATTTCCCCCCGGAGACGTACGACCTCATCACGAACAGCTACTATCGTGCTGTCGACCGGTTTCCGGACATCAAGGAGGCGCTCAAGCCCGGGGGAATGCTCTTCGTCCAGCACCACCTCCGGACTGACGACCCCGTCGACGGCGGGCCGAGCGGGGACCGGTATCGATACGCCGCCAACGAACTCCTGCACGCCTGCCTGGACCTGACGGTGCTTCACTACGCCGAGCGAACCCAGGTCCGGGACGACCGTCGAGCCGCGATCGTGGAGATCGTCGCCCGAAACAGTTCGGGCCATCACCAGTCGTACCCTCGGATCGAGTGGGAGTGA
- a CDS encoding DUF411 domain-containing protein gives MRRDMTRRGLLGAGGATVGLGLAGCLGFRNGSQSGLDGTLAVTNAQQFRSPGCSCCGRYASYLREHIDGTLDETETDDVDAVKRRHDVPAELRSCHTLVVDSYVVEGHVPVEALATMLDEQPAIDGIALPGMPAGSPGMGGTKSEPFTVYGFGDGERGDVYAEI, from the coding sequence ATGAGACGGGACATGACTCGGCGGGGCTTACTCGGCGCAGGGGGAGCGACGGTCGGACTCGGACTCGCCGGCTGTCTCGGATTCCGGAACGGGAGCCAGTCGGGCTTGGACGGAACCCTGGCGGTGACGAACGCCCAGCAGTTCAGATCGCCGGGGTGTAGCTGTTGTGGACGGTACGCGTCCTATCTCCGCGAGCACATCGACGGGACGCTCGACGAAACGGAAACAGACGACGTAGACGCGGTAAAACGCCGTCACGACGTTCCCGCGGAGCTACGGAGCTGTCACACGCTCGTCGTCGATTCGTACGTGGTCGAGGGACACGTCCCCGTCGAAGCACTCGCGACAATGCTGGATGAACAACCAGCGATCGACGGCATCGCACTGCCCGGGATGCCCGCTGGGTCGCCGGGGATGGGCGGGACAAAGTCCGAGCCGTTCACCGTCTACGGGTTCGGCGATGGGGAGCGCGGCGACGTGTACGCCGAAATTTGA
- a CDS encoding DUF21 domain-containing protein, translated as MSTYSIVVPSLIAVVVLLLLSAFFSSSESAIFSLPDEPEGTASEGGSGDRRVLQRLRANPHRLLVTLLVGNNLVNVAITSIVTLLVARFVPPGLTVVIATLGVSVLVLVFGEIVPKSYGLAHAESWSLRVARPISYVERALGPLVAVFDVVTRGLTALVGGDSHIEKPYVDD; from the coding sequence ATGAGTACATACTCGATCGTGGTGCCGTCGCTCATCGCGGTCGTGGTCCTGTTGCTGTTGAGTGCGTTCTTCTCCAGCAGCGAGTCGGCCATCTTCTCGCTGCCCGACGAACCCGAAGGGACTGCGTCCGAGGGCGGTTCCGGGGACCGCCGTGTACTCCAGCGACTCCGCGCGAACCCGCATCGGCTCCTCGTCACGCTGCTGGTCGGGAACAACCTCGTCAACGTCGCCATCACCAGCATCGTCACGCTCCTCGTCGCGCGGTTCGTTCCGCCCGGGTTGACCGTCGTGATAGCGACCCTCGGCGTGAGCGTTCTCGTCCTCGTCTTCGGGGAGATCGTCCCGAAATCCTACGGGCTCGCACACGCGGAGTCCTGGAGCCTCCGCGTCGCCCGTCCGATCTCGTACGTCGAACGCGCGCTGGGGCCGCTCGTCGCCGTGTTCGACGTCGTCACCCGGGGGCTGACCGCGCTCGTCGGGGGCGACAGCCACATCGAGAAACCGTACGTCGACGACTGA
- a CDS encoding molybdopterin-dependent oxidoreductase codes for MSELPTHEVPDEVDPSDWELRITGEVSTPLSLEREDLAGLPDAMLTDDFECAEGWTATGLSWCGVRVHHLLKRASPTVDEGYVLVHAMDGDYACAFPLDRVNDAMLAFELDGEALPREHGGPARLVPTAAGSDCWESVKWVAELEVRRSEPVAGDTAEEIALGRLG; via the coding sequence ATGTCAGAGCTACCGACCCACGAAGTCCCGGACGAAGTCGACCCGAGCGACTGGGAACTCCGAATCACGGGCGAAGTCTCGACGCCGCTTTCCCTCGAACGAGAGGACTTGGCAGGCCTCCCGGATGCGATGCTCACGGATGACTTTGAATGTGCGGAAGGGTGGACAGCAACGGGTCTCTCCTGGTGTGGTGTTCGCGTCCATCACCTGCTCAAGCGGGCCAGCCCGACGGTCGACGAAGGGTACGTCCTCGTGCACGCGATGGACGGCGACTACGCGTGTGCGTTTCCGCTCGACCGCGTGAACGACGCCATGCTCGCGTTCGAACTCGACGGTGAGGCCCTCCCCCGCGAACACGGGGGACCGGCCCGACTCGTGCCGACCGCTGCCGGGTCGGACTGCTGGGAGAGCGTCAAGTGGGTCGCGGAACTGGAGGTCCGGCGCTCGGAACCGGTCGCCGGCGATACGGCCGAGGAGATAGCCCTCGGCAGGCTCGGGTGA